In Leishmania donovani BPK282A1 complete genome, chromosome 8, the sequence GGAGGGAGCGGAGGCTGCGGACGCTCGCCCCTGACTTTCGCCGGCatctctcccgctctcgctcgccgccCTCTCGTGCGCGCGACCGCTTGCGGGCGTGTTCGCGGTTTCTCCCTCGCCTGCTTNNNNNNNNNNNNNNNNNNNNNNNNNNNNNNNNNNNNNNNNNNNNNNNNNNNNNNNNNNNNNNNNNNNNNNNNNNNNNNNNNNNNNNNNNNNNNNNNNNNNNNNNNNNNNNNNNNNNNNNNNNNNNNNNNNNNNNNNNNNNNNNNNNNNNNNNNNNNNNNNNNNNNNNNNNNNNNNNNNNNNNNNNNNNNNNNNNNNNNNNNNNNNNNNNNNNNNNNNNNNNNNNNNNNNNNNNNNNNNNNNNNNNNNNNNNNNNNNNNNNNNNNNNNNNNNNNNNNNNNNNNNNNNNNNNNNNNNNNNNNNNNNNNNNNNNNNNNNNNNNNNNNNNNNNNNNNNNNNNNNNNNNNNNNNNNNNNNNNNNNNNNNNNNNNNNNNNNNNNNNNNNNNNNNNNNNNNNNNNNNNNNNNNNNNNNNNNNNNNNNNNNNNNNNNNNNNNNNNNNNNNNNNNNNNNNNNNNNNNNNNNNNNNNNNNNNNNNNNNNNNNNNNNNNNNNNNNNNNNNNNNNNNNNNNNNNNNNNNNNNNNNNNNNNNNNNNNNNNNNNNNNNNNNNNNNNNNNNNNNNNNNNNNNNNNNNNNNNNNNNNNNNNNNNNNNNNNNNNNNNNNNNNNNNNNNNNNNNNNNNNNNNNNNNNNNNNNNNNNNNNNNNNNNNNNNNNNNNNNNNNNNNNNNNNNNNNNNNNNNNNNNNNNNNNNNNNNNNNNNNNNNNNNNNNNNNNNNNNNNNNNNNNNNNNNNNNNNNNNNNNNNNNNNNNNNNNNNNNNNNNNNNNNNNNNNNNNNNNNNNNNNNNNNNNNNNNNNNNNNNNNNNNNNNNNNNNNNNNNNNNNNNNNNNNNNNNNNNNNNNNNNNNNNNNNNNNNNNNNNNNNNNNNNNNNNNNNNNNNNNNNNNNNNNNNNNNNNNNNNNNNNNNNNNNNNNNNNNNNNNNNNNNNNNNNNNNNNNNNNNNNNNNNNNNNNNNNNNNNNNNNNNNNNNNNNNNNNNNNNNNNNNNNNNNNNNNNNNNNNNNNNNNNNNNNNNNNNNNNNNNNNNNNNNNNNNNNNNNNNNNNNNNNNNNNNNNNNNNNNNNNNNNNNNNNNNNNNNNNNNNNNNNNNNNNNNNNNNNNNNNNNNNNNNNNNNNNNNNNNNNNNNNNNNNNNNNNNNNNNNNNNNNNNNNNNNNNNNNNNNNNNNNNNNNNNNNNNNNNNNNNNNNNNNNNNNNNNNNNNNNNNNNNNNNNNNNNNNNNNNNNNNNNNNNNNNNNNNNNNNNNNNNNNNNNNNNNNNNNNNNNNNNNNNNNNNNNNNNNNNNNNNNNNNNNNNNNNNNNNNNNNNNNNNNNNNNNNNNNNNNNNNNNNNNNNNNNNNNNNNNNNNNNNNNNNNNNNNNNNNNNNNNNNNNNNNNNNNNNNNNNNNNNNNNNNNNNNNNNNNNNNNNNNNNNNNNNNNNNNNNNNNNNNNNNNNNNNNNNNNNNNNNNNNNNNNNNNNNNNNNNNNNNNNNNNNNNNNNNNNNNNNNNNNNNNNNNNNNNNNNNNNNNNNNNNNNNNNNNNNNNNNNNNNNNNNNNNNNNNNNNNNNNNNNNNNNNNNNNNNNNNNNNNNNNNNNNNNNNNNNNNNNNNNNNNNNNNNNNNNNNNNNNNNNNNNNNNNNNNNNNNNNNNNNNNNNNNNNNNNNNNNNNNNNNNNNNNNNNNNNNNNNNNNNNNNNNNNNNNNNNNNNNNNNNNNNNNNNNNNNNNNNNNNNNNNNNNNNNNNNNNNNNNNNNNNNNNNNNNNNNNNNNNNNNNNNNNNNNNNNNNNNNNNNNNNNNNNNNNNNNNNNNNNNNNNNNNNNNNNNNNNNNNNNNNNNNNNNNNNNNNNNNNNNNNNNNNNNNNNNNNNNNNNNNNNNNNNNNNNNNNNNNNNNNNNNNNNNNNNNNNNNNNNNNNNNNNNNNNNNNNNNNNNNNNNNNNNNNNNNNNNNNNNNNNNNNNNNNNNNNNNNNNNNNNNNNNNNNNNNNNNNNNNNNNNNNNNNNNNNNNNNNNNNNNNNNNNNNNNNNNNNNNNNNNNNNNNNNNNNNNNNNNNNNNNNNNNNNNNNNNNNNNNNNNNNNNNNNNNNNNNNNNNNNNNNNNNNNNNNNNNNNNNNNNNNNNNNNNNNNNNNNNNNNNNNNNNNNNNNNNNNNNNNNNNNNNNNNNNNNNNNNNNNNNNNNNNNNNNNNNNNNNNNNNNNNNNNNNNNNNNNNNNNNNNNNNNNNNNNNNNNNNNNNNNNNNNNNNNNNNNNNNNNNNNNNNNNNNNNNNNNNNNNNNNNNNNNNNNNNNNNNNNNNNNNNNNNNNNNNNNNNNNNNNNNNNNNNNNNNNNNNNNNNNNNNNNNNNNNNNNNNNNNNNNNNNNNNNNNNNNNNNNNNNNNNNNNNNNNNNNNNNNNNNNNNNNNNNNNNNNNNNNNNNNNNNNNNNNNNNNNNNNNNNNNNNNNNNNNNNNNNNNNNNNNNNNNNNNNNNNNNNNNNNNNNNNNNNNNNNNNNNNNNNNNNNNNNNNNNNNNNNNNNNNNNNNNNNNNNNNNNNNNNNNNNNNNNNNNNNNNNNNNNNNNNNNNNNNNNNNNNNNNNNNNNNNNNNNNNNNNNNNNNNNNNNNNNNNNNNNNNNNNNNNNNNNNNNNNNNNNNNNNNNNNNNNNNNNNNNNNNNNNNNNNNNNNNNNNNNNNNNNNNNNNNNNNNNNNNNNNNNNNNNNNNNNNNNNNNNNNNNNNNNNNNNNNNNNNNNNNNNNNNNNNNNNNNNNNNNNNNNNNNNNNNNNNNNNNNNNNNNNNNNNNNNNNNNNNNNNNNNNNNNNNNNNNNNNNNNNNNNNNNNNNNNNNNNNNNNNNNNNNNNNNNNNNNNNNNNNNNNNNNNNNNNNNNNNNNNNNNNNNNNNNNNNNNNNNNNNNNNNNNNNNNNNNNNNNNNNNNNNNNNNNNNNNNNNNNNNNNNNNNNNNNNNNNNNNNNNNNNNNNNNNNNNNNNNNNNNNNNNNNNNNNNNNNNNNNNNNNNNNNNNNNNNNNNNNNNNNNNNNNNNNNNNNNNNNNNNNNNNNNNNNNNNNNNNNNNNNNNNNNNNNNNNNNNNNNNNNNNNNNNNNNNNNNNNNNNNNNNNNNNNNNNNNNNNNNNNNNNNNNNNNNNNNNNNNNNNNNNNNNNNNNNNNNNNNNNNNNNNNNNNNNNNNNNNNNNNNNNNNNNNNNNNNNNNNNNNNNNNNNNNNNNNNNNNNNNNNNNNNNNNNNNNNNNNNNNNNNNNNNNNNNNNNNNNNNNNNNNNNNNNNNNNNNNNNNNNNNNNNNNNNNNNNNNNNNNNNNNNNNNNNNNNNNNNNNNNNNNNNNNNNNNNNNNNNNNNNNNGCACGCCTCGCAGTCCCACTTGCCTGTCTCCTCACgactgcctccctccctcaccccgatctctctctctctcctcgcctcctttCACTCTTGCTCGCGTGGCGCAtccgcccaccccctctcacaacgcacgcgcacaaacaaaCGCCGACaacgtgcacgtgcacgtgcaacaacaacaataatatacgtatatatatacctgtttgtgtgtgtgtgtgctgccaaggctctccctcgctgtcTTCGGCTTGCACCCCCGCGTTCCCCTCGCCAGCGTCATTGCGCGATCTCGACTCCCCTGCCGTGTGTCCCCGTGTGTGCCTCCGCTGTGCCTCTCTCAGCGTTCCGCCGTGGGCCCTCGAAGATGGCGTGCAAGCTCGGCGTCATTATCTACGTCGTCCTCCAGTTCATCGCGTTCTTCTCCGTGCTGATCGGTACGGGGGTCGACATGTTTTACATCAAGCCGGAGCACAGCTTTGGCGCCAGGGTGTGCATAACCCTGTGGGGTGGAAAGACTGACTGTCGAAAAGCCAACGTAACCATCTCCTCGGACGTACGGTGGAAGTTCTGCCCCATCCGCCGCAACAACTTCCGCATTGGTCAGGCGTTCGCCATCATCTCCATCTTCGTGTACGGCGCGGCGTTCCTCTTCGGCTTCCTTTTGCTGtactgctgcgctggctTCCGCTGGCTCTGCCTGGCGCTGAACATCGTGGGCGCTGTCACCGCTTGCGTTGTCTGGGCGGTCATGGTGGTCACCTACAGACTCCCAGAGCCCAAGTGCCTGGAGCTGAGTGACGGCTACGATTTCGGCACCGGCTTCGGTCTCTTCGTACTTGCCTGGATCCTGGATATCATCGACATTATCTTCCTGATGCTCCCGTGGCAAATCGGAGAGTTCGGTGAGGGTGACGAACCGAAtgggcaggaggaggaggaggaggtggggtcTAAAAAAGCAACGGAGGAGTAGGAGGGAGAGTGCCGCAGGAAGTGACGGGCAaacgtggcggcagcgcggcagctccacgaCGACGCCCTCGTGGAGgagccggcggagctgatgccggcgggAAAGACGGAGGGAGCGGAGGCTGGGGACGCTCGCCCCTGACTTTCGCCGGGATCTCTCCCGCTTTCGATCGCCGCCCTCTCGTGCNNNNNNNNNNNNNNNNNNNNNNNNNNNNNNNNNNNNNNNNNNNNNNNNNNNNNNNNNNNNNNNNNNNNNNNNNNNNNNNNNNNNNNNNNNNNNNNNNNNNNNNNNNNNNNNNNNNNNNNNNNNNNNNNNNNNNNNNNNNNNNNNNNNNNNNNNNNNNNNNNNNNNNNNNNNNNNNNNNNNNNNNNNNNNNNNNNNNNNNNNNNNNNNNNNNNNNNNNNNNNNNNNNNNNNNNNNNNNNNNNNNNNNNNNNNNNNNNNNNNNNNNNNNNNNNNNNNNNNNNNNNNNNNNNNNNNNNNNNNNNNNNNNNNNNNNNNNNNNNNNNNNNNNNNNNNNNNNNNNNNNNNNNNNNNNNNNNNNNNNNNNNNNNNNNNNNNNNNNNNNNNNNNNNNNNNNNNNNNNNNNNNNNNNNNNNNNNNNNNNNNNNNNNNNNNNNNNNNNNNNNNNNNNNNNNNNNNNNNNNNNNNNNNNNNNNNNNNNNNNNNNNNNNNNNNNNNNNNNNNNNNNNNNNNNNNNNNNNNNNNNNNNNNNNNNNNNNNNNNNNNNNNNNNNNNNNNNNNNNNNNNNNNNNNNNNNNNNNNNNNNNNNNNNNNNNNNNNNNNNNNNNNNNNNNNNNNNNNNNNNNNNNNNNNNNNNNNNNNNNNNNNNNNNNNNNNNNNNNNNNNNNNNNNNNNNNNNNNNNNNNNNNNNNNNNNNNNNNNNNNNNNNNNNNNNNNNNNNNNNNNNNNNNNNNNNNNNNNNNNNNNNNNNNNNNNNNNNNNNNNNNNNNNNNNNNNNNNNNNNNNNNNNNNNNNNNNNNNNNNNNNNNNNNNNNNNNNNNNNNNNNNNNNNNNNNNNNNNNNNNNNNNNNNNNNNNNNNNNNNNNNNNNNNNNNNNNNNNNNNNNNNNNNNNNNNNNNNNNNNNNNNNNNNNNNNNNNNNNNNNNNNNNNNNNNNNNNNNNNNNNNNNNNNNNNNNNNNNNNNNNNNNNNNNNNNNNNNNNNNNNNNNNNNNNNNNNNNNNNNNNNNNNNNNNNNNNNNNNNNNNNNNNNNNNNNNNNNNNNNNNNNNNNNNNNNNNNNNNNNNNNNNNNNNNNNNNNNNNNNNNNNNNNNNNNNNNNNNNNNNNNNNNNNNNNNNNNNNNNNNNNNNNNNNNNNNNNNNNNNNNNNNNNNNNNNNNNNNNNNNNNNNNNNNNNNNNNNNNNNNNNNNNNNNNNNNNNNNNNNNNNNNNNNNNNNNNNNNNNNNNNNNNNNNNNNNNNNNNNNNNNNNNNNNNNNNNNNNNNNNNNNNNNNNNNNNNNNNNNNNNNNNNNNNNNNNNNNNNNNNNNNNNNNNNNNNNNNNNNNNNNNNNNNNNNNNNNNNNNNNNNNNNNNN encodes:
- a CDS encoding amastin-like protein, with amino-acid sequence MACKLGVIIYVVLQFIAFFSVLIGTGVDMFYIKPEHSFGARVCITLWGGKTDCRKANVTISSDVRWKFCPIRRNNFRIGQAFAIISIFVYGAAFLFGFLLLYCCAGFRWLCLALNIVGAVTACVVWAVMVVTYRLPEPKCLELSDGYDFGTGFGLFVLAWILDIIDIIFLMLPWQIGEFGEGDEPNGQEEEEEVGSKKATEE